A single Pseudomonas sp. HN11 DNA region contains:
- a CDS encoding dermonecrotic toxin domain-containing protein, which translates to MSITPSLQTIFIPLSNDARAPAPEQSSGQAQGIYRLASTPDRNLQKQPEADNRAATAKADGDLAVEVHKALLDRHNDKPLHISPHSTLGMWFEQFKQAVHSPAFKAWLESQQFDGGEVDFHTGNSSITWRPVDHAKQTQLNFRSSAHGVGIEVELHPSIEPADNEEESPFRALFKSLVKLVNSTNANQNKEIKLTGSEDQPAILGLVMAAATVIDSGMNRGLSAADADKTTLPLATVLAFYGVDRNDPDVIAALGRDKTFAPITSPRAVQSDKARGTRTLLNHQRLVGDTYDRQHLGNQLQVLIGRMDAGQLSEYTLQQSLEDTRMPLSPGSSYSQAHHSPAGSTVSLAQFIHATGRALPNTREALLDLQQQMSGSPDILLADAMLAEGYSRAVQQQPKPSMPPRIEVPAHSVMGAWLTLYRSHLEQPVVTQWMRDQGIDPSTVVITPATGVLSAKVKGQVKQFTLDDDSGWRPLASPLIAAAKVIAPGPEQQLARPVGNPGFTATPDQIGAFYGEGPNPDAARLATLKAQGGFDFPAPDTAAQLTSRSLKSLERHEHLATAHYEVQNKAAVAKARANREKERYLKLMLNTGQALPVLRNEAKKWAEKIILEQTGQTVDADKIFLNRFEGTATLAPTATGWEHTEQEPSSSLALPDALLKNFNEKDRVPGDLDLLSGLYTVGKGHGKEGYGAHNQFPLAPSKLMKAALNTDFQAQFTEQLERFWEDHNLDYRATLKGEFVNQARQQLKAYESATPEERQAIPMEHRLTRDDYRHILSAVAANLPLDETQPLNLDQLRAEAPVEASHASVHALVINGAISSDILRLNKLKGGQQILYIPGSQPAFLNFNSVAQMDQWIAEQGKDPEKRKQFASHFRLIDRQDNDSFWRDVGVFFGRSEKTGRGVDTALKNIGSGYWSNREHVVIDDENIKLRGDVFSALTDIAEERMTSDADVTIKSNSEITRDTWLNDMTAAAGLLAKFAPVGEPLVLAAAAGTGLAEFALGTEKAASGDTSTERQQGVSAAIDGAVNTLFSITGASERVAEDPFALPFETPPATTGLTRQPVKPTLPLRTETFADGTRALTTETPMSEHAYTLPRANGFDVIDDDRVYRYDPKTPGVMSDLQAADEYKELEQFEAYCPAPSSGRVKRGDSDTCFVRTVNEVQGELQQELQALEHVRLYPSAKRLLQRERFTVFERRLYKVNGEKLVSVARKDPVTYKSTIRGSVVNDKNFGFYDGTSNPFIDTETRVVKLGPISDLCNDSRDVRGVVVASPRKGSSTKYLVIEADVGEFYYATLDSLKHPDAVFLKCTPEKFDVALAKSYRNKLYTRQRPAGTAMDNKFVALPKLEDVYKDLEKAGYAKTDVDALKARCADMTAEQKREVAYQLQRRGATGKTVIALHPGEVRTLVKPANFNAFTLAQQNRFYAEQTLQAVHDDMQATGLGPGNLVRSAADRARADAANSVNNWLRETRNPNALISGNIVIKAGAGNCGEMAALARETIINSGGSAYDWYAGDSHVFTVVGGPPVKPKGSINFTEPQWADAWVVDPWAGIACPASEYTQKLQQIMSKWAADGWVIRIGTDQAMSPTNQKWLDALIREPKEPYSHGYKAEPKPKAAAVPVVPVPRPLPPAETINV; encoded by the coding sequence ATGAGCATCACCCCGTCGTTACAAACAATATTCATACCACTCTCGAACGATGCCCGAGCCCCAGCCCCTGAGCAGTCATCCGGACAGGCCCAGGGCATTTATCGTTTGGCCTCCACGCCAGATCGTAACCTCCAAAAGCAGCCTGAGGCCGACAACCGCGCCGCCACCGCAAAGGCGGACGGCGACCTGGCCGTCGAGGTCCATAAGGCACTGCTTGACCGGCACAACGACAAACCGCTGCACATTTCGCCGCACTCCACGCTGGGTATGTGGTTCGAACAATTCAAGCAGGCGGTACACAGCCCGGCATTCAAGGCGTGGCTTGAGAGCCAGCAGTTTGACGGGGGTGAAGTCGATTTTCATACGGGCAACAGCAGCATCACCTGGCGTCCGGTTGATCATGCCAAACAGACCCAGCTTAACTTCCGTAGCAGCGCTCATGGAGTCGGCATTGAGGTTGAACTGCACCCGTCAATCGAACCTGCAGACAATGAAGAGGAGTCTCCATTCCGTGCCCTATTCAAGTCGTTAGTCAAACTAGTCAACAGCACAAACGCCAATCAGAATAAAGAAATCAAGCTCACCGGCAGTGAAGACCAACCGGCGATCCTTGGCTTGGTCATGGCCGCCGCAACAGTTATCGACAGCGGTATGAACCGGGGATTGTCTGCCGCCGACGCCGACAAGACCACACTACCTCTGGCAACGGTCTTGGCGTTCTATGGTGTGGACCGCAATGACCCCGACGTTATTGCCGCCCTGGGACGAGACAAGACATTCGCACCCATCACTTCCCCGCGTGCTGTTCAGTCGGATAAGGCCCGTGGCACACGCACCCTACTGAATCATCAGCGACTAGTGGGTGATACCTACGACCGCCAACACCTGGGCAATCAGCTTCAGGTCCTGATCGGCCGCATGGATGCAGGTCAACTCAGCGAATACACCCTACAGCAATCGCTCGAAGATACCCGGATGCCCCTCAGCCCAGGCTCATCCTACAGCCAGGCGCACCATAGCCCAGCAGGTTCCACCGTCAGCCTCGCGCAGTTCATCCATGCCACGGGCAGGGCCCTGCCAAATACCCGTGAAGCATTACTCGATCTTCAACAGCAAATGAGCGGGAGCCCGGACATTCTGCTTGCAGACGCAATGCTCGCCGAAGGATACAGCCGCGCGGTACAGCAGCAACCGAAACCCTCCATGCCGCCGCGGATCGAAGTACCCGCACACTCGGTGATGGGCGCTTGGCTGACGCTTTACCGATCCCATCTGGAACAACCGGTGGTGACGCAATGGATGCGTGACCAAGGTATCGACCCGTCAACAGTGGTCATTACCCCGGCAACGGGTGTCCTATCGGCAAAAGTGAAGGGCCAGGTCAAACAGTTCACCCTGGACGATGATTCCGGATGGCGCCCCCTTGCCAGCCCGTTGATCGCCGCAGCCAAGGTGATCGCTCCTGGCCCTGAGCAGCAGCTCGCTCGCCCTGTGGGCAACCCTGGATTCACCGCCACGCCAGATCAGATCGGCGCGTTTTATGGCGAAGGCCCCAACCCCGACGCGGCAAGGCTTGCCACGTTGAAGGCTCAGGGCGGATTTGACTTCCCTGCCCCAGACACAGCCGCGCAACTGACCTCACGCTCGCTCAAATCCCTTGAGCGGCATGAACACCTTGCAACTGCGCATTACGAAGTGCAGAACAAGGCGGCAGTGGCAAAAGCCCGTGCCAACCGAGAAAAGGAACGCTATCTCAAGTTGATGCTCAACACCGGCCAGGCCCTGCCGGTGCTACGCAACGAAGCCAAAAAGTGGGCCGAAAAAATTATCCTTGAACAAACCGGCCAGACCGTAGACGCGGATAAGATTTTTCTCAACCGCTTCGAAGGAACAGCCACATTAGCCCCCACAGCGACCGGCTGGGAGCACACCGAACAGGAGCCCTCCTCATCCCTTGCACTGCCGGATGCACTGTTGAAGAACTTTAACGAGAAGGACCGGGTTCCCGGCGACCTGGACTTGCTCTCGGGCCTGTACACCGTTGGTAAAGGCCATGGCAAAGAGGGTTACGGTGCCCACAACCAGTTCCCGTTGGCGCCCTCGAAATTGATGAAGGCTGCCTTAAACACCGACTTCCAGGCCCAGTTCACAGAGCAACTGGAAAGGTTCTGGGAAGACCACAATCTCGACTATCGCGCCACCCTCAAAGGCGAATTCGTCAACCAGGCACGCCAACAGCTCAAGGCTTACGAAAGCGCGACGCCTGAAGAGCGACAAGCAATCCCGATGGAACACAGACTGACTCGAGATGACTACCGTCACATCCTGTCGGCGGTGGCTGCCAACCTGCCGCTGGATGAAACACAACCACTGAACCTCGACCAATTGAGGGCCGAAGCCCCCGTCGAAGCGTCCCATGCATCCGTGCATGCACTGGTCATCAACGGCGCAATTTCCAGCGATATTCTGCGGTTGAACAAGCTCAAGGGTGGGCAGCAGATTCTATATATCCCCGGTAGTCAGCCGGCATTTCTCAATTTCAATTCCGTCGCGCAAATGGATCAGTGGATTGCAGAACAGGGTAAAGATCCCGAAAAACGCAAACAATTCGCGTCGCATTTTCGCCTCATCGACCGCCAGGATAACGACAGTTTCTGGCGGGATGTCGGCGTGTTCTTCGGCCGCAGTGAGAAGACCGGCAGAGGGGTGGACACTGCTCTGAAAAACATCGGTTCCGGCTACTGGAGCAACCGAGAACATGTGGTTATCGATGATGAGAATATAAAGCTCAGAGGTGATGTATTCAGCGCCTTGACCGACATTGCCGAAGAGCGCATGACCAGCGACGCGGATGTGACCATCAAGTCCAACAGCGAAATCACCCGCGATACCTGGCTGAACGACATGACTGCCGCAGCGGGCCTGTTAGCCAAATTTGCGCCGGTTGGGGAACCACTGGTGCTGGCGGCGGCTGCAGGCACGGGTCTGGCCGAATTTGCGCTGGGCACCGAGAAAGCCGCGTCCGGCGACACCTCCACGGAGCGCCAACAAGGCGTCTCGGCGGCCATCGACGGCGCCGTTAATACGCTGTTTTCCATCACAGGTGCGAGCGAACGCGTCGCCGAGGACCCTTTCGCACTGCCGTTTGAAACGCCGCCGGCCACTACAGGGCTTACCCGCCAACCGGTGAAGCCCACGCTGCCGTTACGTACCGAGACTTTCGCCGACGGTACCCGCGCCCTGACCACCGAAACCCCAATGTCGGAGCACGCCTACACCCTGCCCCGCGCCAACGGTTTCGACGTGATCGATGATGACCGGGTTTATCGCTACGATCCAAAGACCCCCGGCGTGATGAGCGACCTGCAAGCCGCGGATGAATACAAGGAGCTGGAACAATTCGAAGCCTATTGCCCCGCACCGTCTTCCGGCAGAGTCAAGCGTGGCGACAGTGATACCTGCTTTGTACGCACCGTCAACGAGGTGCAGGGCGAGCTGCAACAGGAGCTGCAAGCCCTTGAGCATGTGCGCCTGTACCCGAGCGCCAAACGACTGCTACAGCGTGAACGCTTCACCGTATTTGAACGGCGCCTTTACAAAGTCAATGGTGAAAAGCTGGTCTCGGTTGCCCGTAAAGATCCCGTCACCTATAAAAGCACCATACGCGGGAGCGTGGTCAACGATAAGAACTTTGGCTTTTATGACGGCACCAGCAACCCCTTCATTGACACGGAAACCCGCGTGGTCAAGCTTGGCCCCATCAGCGACCTGTGCAACGACAGTCGTGACGTGCGCGGCGTGGTGGTTGCCAGCCCGCGCAAGGGTTCCTCGACCAAATACTTGGTCATTGAAGCCGACGTGGGCGAATTCTATTACGCCACACTCGACAGCCTGAAACACCCTGACGCTGTATTTTTAAAATGTACGCCCGAGAAATTCGACGTCGCCCTCGCCAAAAGTTATCGCAACAAGTTGTACACGCGTCAGAGGCCTGCAGGTACCGCCATGGACAATAAATTCGTGGCCCTGCCCAAACTTGAGGATGTGTACAAGGACCTGGAAAAGGCCGGTTATGCCAAAACAGATGTCGACGCGCTGAAAGCCCGGTGTGCCGACATGACTGCCGAACAAAAACGTGAAGTTGCCTACCAGTTGCAGCGACGCGGTGCGACCGGCAAGACCGTTATTGCATTGCACCCTGGTGAAGTGCGCACATTGGTCAAGCCCGCAAATTTCAACGCGTTCACACTGGCACAACAGAACAGGTTCTACGCAGAGCAGACCCTGCAGGCCGTACATGACGATATGCAGGCGACCGGCCTGGGGCCTGGCAACTTGGTGCGTTCGGCGGCTGACCGCGCGCGGGCAGATGCCGCCAACAGTGTGAACAACTGGCTGCGCGAAACCCGCAACCCCAATGCGCTCATTTCTGGAAACATCGTGATAAAGGCAGGCGCCGGCAATTGCGGAGAAATGGCGGCGCTCGCTAGGGAAACCATCATCAATAGCGGCGGATCTGCCTACGATTGGTACGCGGGCGACAGTCATGTTTTTACTGTCGTCGGCGGCCCTCCGGTAAAACCCAAGGGCAGTATCAACTTCACAGAGCCGCAGTGGGCAGACGCGTGGGTGGTCGACCCGTGGGCAGGCATTGCTTGTCCGGCGTCCGAATACACTCAGAAGCTGCAGCAAATCATGAGCAAATGGGCCGCAGACGGCTGGGTGATTCGAATCGGTACAGACCAAGCCATGAGCCCGACGAACCAAAAATGGCTAGATGCGCTGATTCGCGAGCCGAAAGAGCCCTACTCCCATGGCTACAAGGCCGAGCCCAAACCCAAAGCGGCGGCAGTGCCTGTTGTTCCGGTGCCACGGCCGTTACCCCCGGCCGAAACCATCAACGTTTGA
- the treS gene encoding maltose alpha-D-glucosyltransferase, giving the protein MTAAENNHVNWLVEQSMLHAARQRAKLYSGQGRLWQQPYAQTRPRDASALSSVWFTAYPASIVTREGGTVLEALGDEALWQALSKIGIQGIHNGPLKKSGGLSGTQHTPTIDGNFDRISFEIDPQLGTEAQLQALTRMAAAHNAVIIDDVIPSHTGKGADFRLAEMAYEDYPGLYHMVEIREEDWPLLPDVAEGRDAQNLSPVQVDALRDKHYIVGQLQRVIFFEPGVKETDWSATDIVLGVDGKPRRWVYLHYFKEGQPSLNWLDPTFAAQQMIIGDALHAIDVMGAKILRLDANGFLGVERKLDGTAWSESHPLSITGNQLLGGAIRKAGGFSFQELNLTVDDIASMSHGGADLSYDFITRPAYQHALLMGDAEFLRLMLREMHRQGIDPGSLIHALQNHDELTLELVHFWTLHAHDTFLYQGQTFPGNILREHIREQMYERLAGEHAPYNLKFVTNGVSCTTASIITAALGIRELDAITAADIQQIRQIHLLLVMYNAMQPGVFALSGWDLVGALPLAGEEVEHLMQDGDTRWIHRGAYDLVDLNPDAELSAGHMPRSKSLYGSLNTQLQDPESFASQLQKILAVRRAYDIAASRQILVPEVENSALLVMVHELPAGKGTQITALNFGAAPITETLHLTDIAAGMVVDIINERVEGDLTAEGEFTITLDGYEGLALRVVSSSPL; this is encoded by the coding sequence ATGACGGCGGCTGAAAACAACCATGTGAACTGGCTGGTGGAACAATCGATGCTGCACGCGGCCCGCCAGCGGGCCAAGCTCTATTCCGGGCAGGGGCGGTTGTGGCAGCAGCCATACGCACAGACCCGGCCCCGCGATGCCTCGGCCTTGTCGTCGGTGTGGTTTACCGCCTACCCGGCGTCGATCGTGACCCGCGAGGGCGGCACAGTGTTGGAGGCGTTGGGGGATGAAGCGCTGTGGCAGGCCTTGTCGAAAATCGGCATCCAGGGCATCCACAACGGCCCGCTGAAAAAGTCCGGCGGCTTGAGTGGCACGCAGCACACGCCGACCATCGATGGCAATTTCGATCGCATCAGTTTCGAGATCGACCCTCAGCTGGGCACTGAGGCGCAGTTGCAGGCGTTGACGCGCATGGCGGCGGCGCACAATGCGGTGATCATCGATGATGTGATCCCATCCCACACCGGCAAAGGGGCGGACTTTCGCCTGGCCGAGATGGCGTACGAGGACTATCCCGGCCTTTACCACATGGTGGAAATCCGCGAAGAGGACTGGCCGCTGCTGCCCGACGTCGCCGAGGGCCGTGATGCACAGAACCTCAGCCCCGTGCAGGTCGATGCGTTGCGAGACAAGCACTACATCGTCGGTCAATTGCAGCGGGTGATCTTCTTCGAGCCTGGCGTCAAGGAAACCGACTGGAGCGCGACGGACATAGTGCTGGGCGTGGATGGCAAGCCACGCCGTTGGGTGTATCTGCATTACTTCAAAGAAGGCCAGCCGTCGCTGAATTGGCTGGACCCGACCTTTGCCGCGCAGCAGATGATCATTGGTGATGCGCTGCATGCCATTGACGTGATGGGCGCGAAGATCCTGCGCCTGGACGCCAACGGTTTCCTCGGTGTGGAGCGCAAGCTGGACGGCACGGCGTGGTCCGAGAGCCATCCGCTGTCGATCACTGGCAACCAGCTGCTGGGCGGGGCGATTCGCAAGGCGGGTGGTTTCAGTTTTCAGGAGTTGAACCTCACCGTGGACGACATTGCCTCGATGTCCCATGGCGGTGCCGACCTGTCCTATGACTTCATCACCCGGCCCGCGTACCAGCACGCGCTGCTGATGGGCGATGCCGAGTTCCTGCGCCTGATGCTGCGCGAAATGCACCGCCAGGGCATCGACCCAGGCTCGCTGATCCATGCGTTGCAGAACCACGATGAGCTGACCCTGGAGCTGGTGCATTTCTGGACCCTGCACGCCCATGACACGTTCCTGTACCAGGGGCAGACCTTCCCCGGCAATATCCTGCGTGAGCACATTCGCGAGCAGATGTATGAGCGTCTGGCCGGTGAGCACGCGCCCTACAACCTCAAGTTCGTGACCAATGGGGTGTCGTGTACCACCGCCAGCATCATCACGGCGGCGTTGGGTATTCGGGAACTGGATGCGATCACCGCTGCGGATATCCAGCAGATTCGCCAGATCCATCTGCTGCTGGTGATGTACAACGCCATGCAGCCCGGGGTGTTTGCCTTATCGGGATGGGATCTGGTGGGCGCACTGCCGCTGGCGGGCGAAGAGGTCGAGCACTTGATGCAGGATGGCGATACTCGCTGGATTCATCGCGGGGCTTATGACCTGGTGGACCTGAACCCGGATGCGGAGCTTTCGGCGGGTCACATGCCGCGCTCGAAAAGCCTGTATGGCAGCTTGAACACCCAGTTGCAGGACCCGGAATCCTTTGCCTCGCAACTGCAGAAAATCCTCGCGGTGCGTCGCGCCTATGACATCGCCGCCAGCCGCCAGATTTTAGTGCCGGAGGTTGAAAACTCGGCGCTGCTGGTGATGGTCCATGAATTGCCGGCCGGCAAAGGCACACAGATCACCGCGTTGAATTTCGGTGCTGCGCCTATCACTGAAACCCTGCATTTGACGGATATTGCCGCTGGGATGGTGGTGGACATCATCAACGAGAGGGTGGAGGGGGACCTGACGGCGGAGGGCGAATTCACCATCACCCTGGATGGGTACGAAGGGTTGGCATTGCGGGTGGTCAGCAGTTCACCACTGTGA
- the ppk2 gene encoding polyphosphate kinase 2 — protein sequence MSSVEDALMQRIHRELLDHSDEELELELSEDGHDLNTLFDEHVGESAEKAARRVYFSELFRLQGELVKLQSWVVKTGHKVVILFEGRDAAGKGGVIKRITQRLNPRVCRVAALPAPNDREQTQWYFQRYVSHLPAAGEIVLFDRSWYNRAGVEQVMGFCNDEQYEEFFRTVPEFERMLARSGIQLIKYWFSISDQEQHLRFLSRIHDPLKQWKLSPMDLESRRRWEAYTKAKEIMLERTHIAEAPWWVVQADDKKKARLNCIHHLLGQMPYEEVELPVIELPQRVRQEDYSRNPTPPELIVPQLY from the coding sequence ATGTCATCAGTAGAAGACGCCTTGATGCAACGCATCCACCGTGAATTGCTGGATCACAGTGACGAAGAGCTGGAACTGGAATTATCCGAAGATGGACACGATCTCAACACCCTGTTTGACGAGCACGTTGGTGAAAGCGCCGAGAAAGCCGCGCGCAGGGTTTACTTCAGCGAGCTGTTCCGCCTGCAGGGCGAACTGGTGAAATTGCAGAGTTGGGTAGTCAAGACCGGCCACAAGGTGGTGATCCTGTTCGAGGGGCGCGATGCCGCCGGTAAAGGCGGTGTGATCAAGCGCATCACCCAGCGCCTCAACCCCAGGGTCTGCCGGGTCGCCGCCCTGCCCGCTCCAAACGACCGCGAACAGACCCAGTGGTACTTCCAGCGCTACGTCTCGCACTTGCCGGCCGCGGGCGAAATTGTGCTGTTCGACCGCAGTTGGTACAACCGCGCCGGTGTCGAGCAAGTCATGGGTTTTTGCAACGACGAGCAGTACGAGGAGTTCTTCCGCACCGTCCCGGAGTTCGAGCGCATGCTCGCTCGCTCCGGCATTCAACTGATCAAGTACTGGTTTTCCATCTCTGACCAGGAGCAGCACCTGCGTTTTCTCAGTCGCATTCACGACCCGCTCAAGCAGTGGAAACTCAGCCCAATGGACCTGGAGTCGCGTCGGCGCTGGGAAGCCTACACCAAGGCCAAGGAGATCATGCTCGAGCGCACCCACATTGCCGAAGCACCGTGGTGGGTGGTGCAGGCCGATGACAAGAAGAAAGCCCGGCTCAACTGCATCCACCACTTGCTTGGGCAGATGCCGTATGAAGAAGTCGAGCTACCGGTGATCGAACTGCCGCAGCGCGTACGGCAGGAGGATTACTCGCGTAACCCGACCCCGCCAGAGTTGATCGTGCCCCAGCTCTATTGA
- the pstS gene encoding phosphate ABC transporter substrate-binding protein PstS, with amino-acid sequence MKRLMKSAALAVAVSLSATSVFAAESIRLTGSGASFPAPIYLTWFKDFSKKTEGVTVDYQSKGSGAGVQDFLNKTVDFAASDSAMKDEDIAKVAEGAQLLPMTAGEIVLAFNLPGNPKELKLPRDVYSNIFLGKITKWNDPKIVAANPGVKLPDMPITVVVRADSSGTTAVFTKHLAAINPEFQKDLGEGNTVNWPASDKFIKSPKNDGVTATVRQTPGAIGYIEYGFAKLAKVDFAQLQNKAGKYVVPNAESGAEALAAVKMPESLVAWLPDPDGAKSYPITSYTWMIFRKDNGNPAKAKAMREMVEYSLTEGQKIADSMGYIPLPPSVVDQVRKASANIQ; translated from the coding sequence ATGAAACGTCTGATGAAGTCTGCTGCACTCGCCGTTGCGGTTTCTCTCAGTGCCACCTCGGTGTTTGCTGCCGAGAGCATCCGCCTGACCGGTTCCGGTGCGAGTTTCCCAGCGCCGATCTACCTCACTTGGTTCAAGGATTTCAGCAAGAAAACCGAGGGCGTCACCGTTGACTACCAATCCAAGGGTAGCGGCGCGGGTGTACAAGACTTCCTGAACAAAACCGTCGACTTCGCCGCCAGCGACTCGGCGATGAAAGACGAAGACATCGCCAAGGTTGCCGAAGGCGCACAACTGCTGCCGATGACGGCCGGTGAAATTGTGTTGGCGTTCAACTTGCCAGGTAATCCTAAAGAGCTGAAATTGCCGCGCGACGTGTACTCCAACATCTTCCTGGGCAAGATCACCAAGTGGAACGATCCGAAGATCGTCGCGGCCAACCCAGGCGTGAAACTGCCTGACATGCCGATCACCGTGGTCGTGCGTGCAGACTCCAGCGGCACCACTGCCGTATTCACCAAACACTTGGCCGCGATCAACCCTGAGTTCCAGAAAGACTTGGGCGAAGGCAACACCGTCAACTGGCCTGCCAGCGACAAGTTCATCAAATCGCCGAAAAACGATGGCGTGACCGCCACCGTACGCCAGACCCCAGGCGCAATCGGCTACATCGAATACGGCTTCGCCAAATTGGCCAAGGTTGACTTTGCTCAACTGCAGAACAAGGCCGGCAAGTACGTGGTACCGAACGCTGAAAGCGGTGCCGAAGCCCTGGCTGCGGTGAAAATGCCGGAAAGCCTGGTGGCCTGGCTGCCGGATCCGGATGGCGCCAAGTCCTACCCGATCACTTCCTACACCTGGATGATTTTCCGCAAGGACAACGGCAACCCAGCCAAGGCCAAGGCCATGCGCGAAATGGTTGAGTACAGTTTGACCGAAGGTCAGAAAATCGCCGACTCGATGGGCTACATCCCGCTGCCGCCATCGGTTGTTGATCAAGTTCGCAAAGCTTCCGCCAACATTCAGTAA
- the pstC gene encoding phosphate ABC transporter permease subunit PstC, with protein MNTPFVVPVNPDSACQPPSTKDFLVDRTFRALARIGVVLVLALVFALVFEVGRKALPGMEKHGFDVLFGSVWDVNQGKYGILPAIWGTLYSALIALLIAGFFGVSMAIFLTQDFLPAKLAAVFRTIVELLAAIPSVVYGLWGIYVVIPAIRPLTAWLNTELGWIPFFGTSLSGPGLLPAALVLAIMILPTIAAVSQDALTGVPMKTKQAAYGMGTTHWEAILKVMVPSAATGIFGSLVLGLGRALGETMALAMLVGNANNISLSLFAPANTLAALLALNFPEAGPNEIEVLMYAALVLMFITLLVNVIGSMIMVYAQRGTK; from the coding sequence ATGAACACACCTTTTGTCGTACCGGTTAACCCGGACTCTGCGTGCCAGCCACCCTCTACGAAGGACTTCCTGGTTGATCGCACCTTCCGTGCACTTGCACGCATTGGCGTGGTGCTGGTGCTGGCGCTGGTTTTCGCGCTGGTCTTCGAAGTAGGGCGCAAGGCACTTCCCGGCATGGAAAAGCACGGTTTTGACGTGCTGTTCGGCAGTGTCTGGGACGTTAACCAAGGCAAATACGGCATTCTGCCAGCTATTTGGGGCACGCTTTACAGCGCCCTTATCGCGCTGCTGATCGCAGGCTTTTTTGGCGTCAGCATGGCGATTTTTCTCACCCAGGATTTCCTGCCAGCCAAACTGGCGGCGGTGTTTCGTACCATCGTCGAATTGCTCGCCGCTATTCCCAGCGTGGTCTACGGCCTCTGGGGCATTTATGTGGTGATCCCGGCCATCCGCCCGCTGACGGCGTGGCTGAATACTGAACTTGGCTGGATCCCTTTTTTCGGCACGTCCCTCAGCGGGCCTGGCCTGCTGCCGGCCGCGCTGGTGCTGGCCATCATGATTCTGCCGACCATTGCTGCTGTTTCACAGGACGCCCTCACCGGTGTGCCGATGAAAACCAAGCAAGCCGCCTACGGCATGGGGACCACCCACTGGGAAGCGATTCTCAAGGTGATGGTGCCCTCTGCCGCTACCGGCATCTTCGGTTCGCTGGTACTCGGCCTGGGCCGCGCACTGGGTGAAACCATGGCCCTGGCGATGCTGGTGGGTAACGCCAACAACATTTCTCTTTCCCTGTTCGCGCCGGCCAACACGCTGGCGGCCTTGTTGGCGCTGAACTTCCCCGAAGCCGGCCCGAACGAGATCGAAGTGTTGATGTACGCCGCACTGGTCCTGATGTTTATCACGCTGCTGGTAAACGTCATCGGTTCGATGATCATGGTCTACGCCCAGCGGGGTACTAAATAA
- the pstA gene encoding phosphate ABC transporter permease PstA, which produces MTDLSTPITAMPSLQRRFEGRALRSLVLTTLVWFGALLASVPLISVLYMLITRGGARLSLEVFTELPPTGFETGGGFGNAMAGTFVMVGIAAAIAVPVGILAAIFLAELGPDSKLANASRFAAKMLTGLPSILAGVFAYALVVMTTGTYSAPAGGVALAVLMLPIVVLTAEESMKMVPKIMKDAAYGMGCTRSQVIWKIVLPTGMPAILTGVMLAVARAAGETAPLLFTALFSNYWIYHDGSLAVMNPTASLAVLIYNFSGMPFDNQLELAWAASLVLVMIVLVVNIVSRIFGKPKY; this is translated from the coding sequence ATGACTGATCTCTCTACGCCTATCACGGCCATGCCGAGCCTGCAGCGCCGGTTCGAAGGCCGTGCCCTGCGCAGCCTGGTGCTGACTACACTGGTGTGGTTCGGCGCGCTGCTGGCCAGCGTACCGCTGATTTCCGTGCTCTACATGCTGATCACCCGGGGTGGTGCGCGCTTGAGCCTGGAAGTGTTCACCGAGCTGCCACCCACGGGGTTCGAGACTGGCGGTGGTTTCGGCAACGCCATGGCCGGTACGTTCGTCATGGTCGGTATCGCTGCCGCCATCGCCGTGCCGGTCGGCATCCTGGCTGCAATCTTCCTCGCGGAGCTGGGTCCGGACAGCAAACTGGCCAACGCCTCGCGCTTTGCCGCCAAGATGCTCACCGGCTTGCCATCGATTCTGGCGGGTGTTTTCGCCTACGCCCTGGTGGTGATGACCACCGGGACCTACTCGGCCCCGGCCGGTGGCGTGGCGCTGGCGGTGCTGATGCTGCCGATCGTGGTGCTGACGGCTGAAGAGTCGATGAAAATGGTGCCCAAGATCATGAAAGATGCGGCCTACGGCATGGGCTGCACCCGCTCGCAGGTGATCTGGAAAATCGTCTTGCCCACCGGCATGCCCGCGATCCTGACCGGCGTGATGCTCGCAGTAGCGCGTGCCGCCGGCGAAACCGCCCCTCTGTTGTTTACCGCGCTGTTCAGCAACTACTGGATCTACCACGACGGCAGCCTGGCGGTCATGAATCCGACGGCGTCCCTCGCCGTGTTGATTTACAACTTCTCCGGCATGCCTTTCGACAACCAGCTCGAGCTCGCATGGGCGGCCTCGTTGGTGCTGGTAATGATCGTGCTGGTTGTGAATATCGTGAGCCGTATTTTCGGCAAGCCCAAGTACTAA